The stretch of DNA TAGTCTTTATGACCTAATACAATAACTGAATGATAACCAATTTCTTTTGCTTTTTTTAATGCAGCATGAATTAATTGACTTCCAATTCCTTTTTTCTGATGCTCCGGTATAACAGATACCGGGGCAAGAGCTAAAGAATCAACAGTTTTATGATCATTTACGATTGTAATTTTTGATAATAGAATGTGACCAATAATTTCATTGGCTTGATCTATTGCGATCAATGAAAGTTCAGGAATAAACGCATCCGATTTTCTAATCCGATTAACAAGTAAATGCTCTTTCTTATCGCTAAATTCTTCCTTTAAAAATACCCTTTTAACAACCTTTTCCGTTGTGTTATATTCTTCAGTTCGTTCTTCTCTAATTAAGATATCCATTATAAGCTCCCTTTCTTTTAATTAATTAGACAAGGCTCCCTTTTATACTATAAATTAAGTAATTATTTTAAGGAGTTATGTAGCCCATGTCAACTGCCTATCTTCCATTATCGAGCACTTTAGTTTTATATTAATATCCCACACACATAACCGCATTGCGCCTTTCATCTCAGCATTTCAGCCTACGACCTATCTCATCCTTTTTGTTACAGCAACTTTATACTGCGGTAAAACTAACTTTATAACTATGATATATAATGTACGTAACCCAATACAAAGGAGGAGAATTAATTGCAAAATATCCAAAAAAGAACACTGGTAACAGCTACCTTATTGCTAGCATCTGTATTATTGTTTATCCAACCAGTAACAAATATTTTTGTAAATGCATCCTCAGGAGATGGTTCAAGTTCGTCTCCATATACCGTCACACAGGCTATTAATAATCAAGATAATTCTACTAAATCGGTGGAGGGATATATTGTTGGCCAGCCAATTTCCACCACTTCTGTTATCACAAGTAACTTTCCAAATAATTACGCTTTTGCCTTAGCTGACAGCCCTTCTGCAACAAACATAGAAGAAATGGTTTATGTTCAAATACCATCTTCATTTCGATCGTCATTTGGTTTACAATCTAATCCTTCCTTATTAGGAGAGAAAGTAAAAGTAACCGGTACACTTACAAACTACTTTGCACATGCTGGAGTAAAGAATGGAACGGCCTTTGAACTGCAAAACGACGACACACAACCACCAGATCCAGATCCTGAAACGCCAGAACTAGACGGCTATTATGATGATGCAGATGGTAAAACAGGAGAACAACTAAAATCTACTCTACACGACATCATTGATGATCATACGGAAATTTCCTATTCAAATGTGTGGGAAGCACTACGTGAAACAGACGAAGATCCAAGAAACTCCAATAATGTCCTTCTTCTTTATACAGGGCGTTCACAAGGGAAAAACGACAACGGTGGAAATGCCGATGACTGGAATCGGGAACATGTTTGGGCAAAATCTCACGGTGACTTCGGTACATCGATGGGACCTGGTACAGACATCCATCACCTAAGACCGACAGATGCTTCTGTTAATAGCTCCAGAAGTAACCTCGACTTTGATGATGGAGGCAGCGAGCATTCCGAGGCAGATGGTAACTACTATGACTCTGATTCTTGGGAACCTAGAGATAGTGTAAAAGGTGATGTCGCAAGAATGATCTTTTATATGGATGTACGTTATGAAGGAGATAGTGGTGAACTAGATTTGGAATTAAATGATCAGGTCAACAATGGGTCTGCGCCATATCATGGTAAGTTATCCGTATTGCTCGAGTGGCATGAAGAAGATCCGGTTGATGATTTTGAAAGAAGAAGAAATGATATCATATTTAACGATTACCAGCATAATCGAAACCCATTTATTGATCATCCAGAATGGGTGGGAGAGATTTGGGAGTAATGTAGTTGGAGTACCCTTTACTAGGTAAAGGGAAGATACCTCAAAAATTGAAATAAATCAATATCATAACTTAACTCACAAAATAAAAGCGTGGTATCTTCACTAAATATCAATGAATGATACCACGCTTACTACCATGAGTTATTCTGTCCTTTTGCCTGAGATTGTTAATCTTTCGGCACCGTATAAATTCCACACACTCTCTAGAAACTGCTCCAGTATAGCTAGGTGTGTTCTCAGACTTCTAACGTATTTAAGTAAAAACTACTTTTACTTCAAATACCGATACTTTAATAAACTATTCAACATATTAATATCCTCTATTAGTTTCTCCCCAATATTGGTTTCTGAAATCTTTTTTCTCTCTAACTCTTCATCAACTAATCGTTTTACGGATAGCACATCATTACCATTTTGCAAAACATCTTCCTTTGAATTAAAATGCTGGTGAGCAACCAATTGCATACCGAACGAATTATATAATAACGTATAGCCTGCAATGCCTGTTGTTGGCTGATAAGCCTTTGAAAAACCACCATCAATGACAATCATCTTGCCATTTGCTTTGATTGGGTTTTCTCCCTCAATCTCTTTGACTGGTGTATGACCATTGATAATATGGCCTTGATCTGGATCAAGATCAAATTCTTCTAAAATCATCCGGCAGATTCCCTCTTTTTCTCGCAAATAATAATATGGGTTCTTTCTCTCTTTGTGCAATGCCTTATCCTTAATAAAGTACCTTTCAAAGGTGGTCATTTCCCTTTTTCCAAAAAGAGAGGAATACTCCCCGGTCCATAAATACCAAACCATATCTGTTGCAAGGTCATCAGTTGCTTCACGGTTGGA from Oceanobacillus iheyensis HTE831 encodes:
- a CDS encoding GNAT family N-acetyltransferase; the encoded protein is MDILIREERTEEYNTTEKVVKRVFLKEEFSDKKEHLLVNRIRKSDAFIPELSLIAIDQANEIIGHILLSKITIVNDHKTVDSLALAPVSVIPEHQKKGIGSQLIHAALKKAKEIGYHSVIVLGHKDYYPKFGFKQARFWNIQAPFDVPDEVFMALELTEDALENVEGVVHYSNAFSG
- a CDS encoding endonuclease translates to MQNIQKRTLVTATLLLASVLLFIQPVTNIFVNASSGDGSSSSPYTVTQAINNQDNSTKSVEGYIVGQPISTTSVITSNFPNNYAFALADSPSATNIEEMVYVQIPSSFRSSFGLQSNPSLLGEKVKVTGTLTNYFAHAGVKNGTAFELQNDDTQPPDPDPETPELDGYYDDADGKTGEQLKSTLHDIIDDHTEISYSNVWEALRETDEDPRNSNNVLLLYTGRSQGKNDNGGNADDWNREHVWAKSHGDFGTSMGPGTDIHHLRPTDASVNSSRSNLDFDDGGSEHSEADGNYYDSDSWEPRDSVKGDVARMIFYMDVRYEGDSGELDLELNDQVNNGSAPYHGKLSVLLEWHEEDPVDDFERRRNDIIFNDYQHNRNPFIDHPEWVGEIWE